A genomic window from Treponema maltophilum ATCC 51939 includes:
- a CDS encoding ribonucleoside triphosphate reductase — protein sequence MSGQNSSAEQTVFPEWKSFLGTQKEEKSAMFIKHVVKRSGEIGDYDRSKISTAIGKAIAAVQKRPDPDKAELLTEKVEERLRLLMAGRHEHSIPAIEEIQDIVETVLIEQNEVQVAKAYILYRARHEAIRDAKSLMLDINATMDGYLSQSDWRVNENANVNFSLGGLILHNSGTITANYWLKNIYSQEVADAHRTAAFHIHDLSMFSGYCAGWSIRQLIAEGLGGVPDKITSTPAKHLSTLIQQIVNFLGIMQNEWAGAQAFSSFDTYLAPFVKKDNMSEKDVRQCIQSFIYGVNTPSRWGSQAPFTNITLDWTVPEDMRDKKAVVGGKETEFTYGDCQKEMDLINKVFIELMIAGDAAGRGFQYPIPTYNITKDFNWDGENAKLLFEMTSQYGTPYFQNFVNSDLNPGDVRSMCCRLQLDKRELRKRGGGLFGSDEFTGSLGVVTINLPQIGYLAKNKEQFFARLDYLMDLAKESLCAKRKVIQRLLDGGLFPYTRRYLSTLNNHFNTIGLCGMNECCLNFLGVDLVHPRGKAFAEEVLVHMRNRLADYQEKSGELFNLEATPAESTSYRLARHDKRHYPDIITSGDKDPYYTNSTQLPVDYTSDVFEAMDHQESLQTKYTGGTVFHIFMGEAVKDWRSSRDLVRAVTKNYRVPYITVSPIYSVCKIHGYLNGEVFECPRCKAEKERELRSKLRKLEEERQIVLNQ from the coding sequence ATGAGCGGGCAAAACAGCTCTGCCGAACAAACGGTGTTCCCCGAATGGAAAAGCTTTTTGGGAACGCAAAAAGAAGAAAAGTCGGCTATGTTCATCAAGCATGTAGTAAAACGGTCGGGGGAAATAGGGGATTACGACCGTTCCAAAATCAGTACCGCCATCGGCAAAGCGATTGCGGCCGTTCAAAAACGGCCCGATCCGGATAAGGCGGAGTTGTTGACCGAAAAAGTCGAAGAACGTTTGCGTCTTCTGATGGCGGGAAGGCACGAACATTCGATTCCCGCGATCGAAGAGATTCAGGACATCGTTGAAACGGTTTTGATCGAACAAAACGAAGTTCAAGTCGCAAAAGCCTACATTTTGTACCGCGCACGGCACGAAGCAATCCGCGATGCGAAAAGCTTAATGCTCGACATAAACGCGACGATGGACGGTTATTTGAGCCAATCGGATTGGCGCGTAAACGAAAACGCAAACGTAAACTTTTCGCTCGGCGGCTTAATCCTTCACAATTCGGGCACAATCACCGCGAACTATTGGCTTAAAAACATTTATTCGCAGGAAGTTGCCGACGCGCACCGGACGGCGGCTTTTCACATTCACGATTTATCGATGTTCTCCGGCTATTGCGCGGGCTGGTCGATCCGCCAGCTGATCGCGGAAGGCTTGGGCGGCGTTCCCGATAAAATAACGTCGACGCCGGCAAAACACTTGTCCACGCTCATTCAGCAAATCGTAAACTTTTTGGGTATTATGCAAAACGAATGGGCCGGCGCACAAGCGTTCAGCTCTTTCGACACGTACTTGGCTCCCTTTGTCAAAAAAGACAATATGAGCGAAAAAGACGTGCGCCAGTGCATTCAAAGTTTTATCTACGGCGTCAATACGCCCAGCCGCTGGGGAAGCCAAGCGCCCTTTACGAACATTACGCTCGATTGGACGGTACCCGAAGACATGCGCGATAAAAAGGCCGTGGTCGGCGGCAAGGAAACCGAGTTTACCTACGGCGACTGCCAAAAAGAAATGGACCTTATCAATAAGGTTTTTATCGAACTTATGATCGCAGGCGACGCGGCGGGCCGCGGCTTTCAATACCCCATTCCCACATACAACATTACCAAGGATTTTAACTGGGACGGAGAAAACGCAAAGCTTTTGTTCGAAATGACTTCCCAATACGGAACCCCGTATTTTCAGAATTTCGTCAATTCCGACTTGAATCCGGGCGACGTGCGCTCGATGTGCTGCCGCTTGCAGCTCGACAAGCGCGAACTGCGAAAACGCGGCGGCGGTCTTTTCGGTTCGGACGAATTTACCGGCTCTTTGGGCGTCGTTACGATTAACCTGCCGCAGATCGGCTATTTGGCAAAAAACAAAGAACAGTTTTTTGCCCGCCTCGACTATCTTATGGATTTGGCAAAGGAAAGCCTGTGCGCAAAGCGCAAGGTTATTCAGCGCCTGCTCGACGGCGGACTTTTTCCGTATACGAGGCGCTACCTTTCGACGCTGAACAACCACTTCAATACAATCGGCTTGTGCGGCATGAACGAATGCTGCCTGAATTTCCTCGGAGTCGACCTCGTCCATCCGCGCGGAAAAGCTTTTGCCGAAGAAGTGCTCGTGCACATGCGCAACAGACTTGCCGATTATCAGGAAAAATCGGGAGAGCTTTTCAACTTGGAAGCGACCCCCGCCGAAAGTACGTCCTACCGCCTTGCGCGCCACGACAAGCGGCATTATCCGGACATCATCACGTCGGGCGACAAAGATCCGTACTACACGAACTCGACGCAGCTGCCCGTCGATTACACGAGCGATGTCTTTGAAGCGATGGATCATCAGGAAAGCTTGCAGACAAAATATACGGGCGGTACGGTGTTCCATATTTTTATGGGAGAAGCCGTAAAAGACTGGAGATCGAGCCGCGATTTGGTGCGCGCCGTAACGAAAAACTACCGCGTTCCGTACATCACCGTTTCACCGATTTATTCGGTGTGCAAAATTCACGGTTATTTGAACGGAGAAGTTTTCGAATGTCCCAGATGCAAGGCGGAAAAAGAACGGGAGCTTCGCTCAAAGCTCCGCAAATTGGAAGAAGAACGGCAAATTGTGTTGAATCAATAG
- a CDS encoding flagellar hook-length control protein FliK — protein MQALYTHLEQPFTQGPPKGISVQGLNTLFQGESSFEKLLKQTAYSQDLKAKEGPPEQTSVRILQTEERSRETAEPASAQDGKADSSSAEKNAVHNTDKTTAEPAAENERHSAADETEKSAFKESACEEHADGNSPLRADRSGKTSRLGSGKAGEAELTEKAARKTAQVQNKGEGGEEGEDALLAAADAAQTGKTAVLRSENLQFDADEKAEAESVPDWEHEALAASFVQAADTRSLKAGRKEDALSQKARENQEFSVQSAQNAQNVKREAYLSEIPSVIVRDERTKAPHSTEDKKQSLSASIRYDGKGSAQADLFLNVPDASKAGTAFPAGVKDGILSSRAPEQAQAQVQARFTSMLSTEIRANAADLVKAGSIVLRDGNKGTINLTLHPEELGNVKIRLQISDNILTGRITVASEEAYNAFKSNIAALTEAFASNGFDTAGFDLSWSGQNDGRHDGNADTRNPFAFRYDEQTAFAVEDNDSEALFRYDARPSVNLIA, from the coding sequence ATGCAGGCATTGTATACTCATCTTGAACAGCCCTTTACGCAAGGGCCGCCAAAGGGAATTTCGGTTCAGGGATTGAACACCCTTTTTCAAGGTGAATCTTCTTTTGAAAAGCTGCTAAAACAAACGGCTTATTCACAGGATTTAAAAGCCAAGGAAGGCCCTCCTGAACAAACGAGCGTTCGCATCTTGCAAACCGAAGAGCGCTCCCGTGAAACCGCGGAACCGGCGAGCGCGCAAGACGGCAAAGCCGATTCTTCTTCCGCAGAAAAAAACGCCGTACACAATACGGACAAAACCACGGCCGAACCTGCGGCGGAAAACGAACGGCATAGTGCCGCCGATGAAACCGAAAAGAGCGCGTTTAAAGAAAGCGCTTGCGAAGAACACGCGGACGGCAACTCTCCGCTTCGCGCCGATCGTTCCGGAAAAACTTCGCGCTTGGGATCGGGAAAAGCCGGTGAGGCGGAGCTTACCGAAAAAGCCGCCCGCAAAACCGCACAGGTGCAAAACAAAGGCGAAGGCGGCGAAGAAGGGGAGGATGCTTTGCTTGCCGCAGCGGACGCCGCACAAACGGGCAAAACCGCCGTTTTGCGTAGCGAAAATCTTCAATTCGACGCGGACGAAAAGGCGGAAGCCGAAAGCGTGCCCGATTGGGAACATGAAGCCCTTGCCGCTTCTTTTGTCCAAGCTGCCGATACGCGCAGCTTAAAGGCGGGACGTAAAGAAGATGCCCTTTCTCAAAAAGCGCGGGAAAATCAAGAGTTTTCGGTACAAAGCGCGCAGAATGCGCAAAACGTCAAACGCGAAGCTTATCTTAGCGAAATTCCTTCCGTTATTGTGCGCGACGAGCGCACAAAGGCGCCTCATTCGACCGAAGACAAAAAGCAAAGCTTAAGCGCTTCGATCCGCTATGACGGAAAAGGAAGCGCTCAAGCCGACCTTTTTCTTAACGTGCCCGATGCGTCGAAAGCCGGTACGGCTTTTCCCGCCGGGGTAAAAGACGGAATTCTTTCCTCGCGCGCACCGGAGCAAGCGCAAGCTCAAGTTCAAGCGCGCTTTACGTCGATGCTTTCGACGGAAATACGCGCAAATGCGGCGGATCTTGTAAAAGCCGGCTCCATTGTTTTGCGCGACGGGAACAAGGGAACAATCAATTTAACTTTGCATCCCGAAGAGCTCGGAAACGTTAAGATACGTTTGCAAATTTCCGACAATATATTGACGGGGCGCATAACGGTTGCAAGCGAAGAAGCGTACAATGCGTTTAAGTCGAATATCGCCGCGCTGACCGAAGCGTTCGCATCGAACGGATTCGACACGGCAGGCTTCGATTTAAGCTGGTCGGGACAAAACGACGGCCGGCACGACGGTAATGCCGATACGCGCAATCCCTTTGCGTTCCGCTACGACGAGCAAACGGCCTTTGCCGTCGAAGACAACGATTCGGAAGCGCTTTTCCGCTATGATGCGCGTCCCTCTGTGAACCTAATAGCCTAA
- a CDS encoding anaerobic ribonucleoside-triphosphate reductase activating protein, whose translation MLSGALIKTSLVDYPGKVACAWFLTLCDLRCPYCYSGELVFNRLPPEDSYNEERVFEHLKRRRNVLSGFVISGGEALMRPELPELIRKAKAIGYQVKLDTNGMHPDALEKLFSDNATTPDFIAVDIKTSPDRYGLLGCTLGGKKAEDALRRSIELCTRLPSDCFEFRTVLVPPLVKKEDIAHMAAMLPKDASWRFAPFRNENCIDPAYNNIIPYSDIEMHDLVSYAQSFIPDAKLR comes from the coding sequence ATGCTTTCAGGCGCTTTAATAAAGACGAGCCTCGTAGATTATCCGGGAAAAGTTGCCTGTGCATGGTTTTTAACACTGTGCGATTTGCGCTGCCCGTATTGCTATAGCGGCGAGCTGGTTTTTAACCGGCTGCCGCCGGAAGATTCGTATAATGAAGAACGGGTTTTCGAGCATTTAAAACGGCGGCGCAATGTTCTTTCGGGTTTTGTCATTTCCGGCGGCGAAGCGCTGATGCGTCCAGAACTTCCGGAACTTATCCGCAAAGCGAAGGCGATCGGCTATCAAGTCAAACTCGATACAAACGGCATGCATCCGGACGCGCTGGAAAAACTTTTTAGCGACAATGCAACCACCCCCGATTTTATAGCAGTAGACATAAAAACATCGCCCGATCGTTACGGTCTTTTAGGCTGTACTCTCGGCGGCAAAAAAGCCGAAGACGCTTTGCGGCGCAGTATTGAACTGTGTACGCGCCTTCCTTCGGACTGTTTCGAATTCAGAACCGTGTTGGTTCCGCCTCTCGTAAAAAAAGAAGACATTGCGCATATGGCGGCCATGCTGCCCAAAGACGCTTCGTGGCGCTTTGCTCCTTTCCGAAACGAAAACTGCATAGACCCCGCATACAATAACATCATCCCCTACTCCGATATCGAAATGCACGATCTTGTTTCGTATGCGCAAAGCTTTATACCCGACGCAAAACTGCGGTAA
- a CDS encoding thiol reductase thioredoxin, producing the protein MDQKRTIAEIDADIAHIQDELADVRGTETEVYSRIVGYYRSVRNWNKGKREEYNHRKQFVYESSCASCASDGPTFVVRTPEDIPAAKSEKSAPVSGKLTYEFFGKSTCPNCPPVKKYLGTLSLEGRYISVDTEEGLNKAAELGVMAAPTVILFDENGEEAGRAYSVSELSAILSPAAEHVA; encoded by the coding sequence ATGGATCAAAAAAGAACTATAGCGGAAATCGATGCCGATATAGCCCACATACAAGACGAGCTGGCCGACGTGCGCGGAACGGAAACGGAAGTGTATTCGAGAATCGTCGGTTATTACCGTTCGGTACGCAACTGGAATAAGGGCAAGCGCGAAGAGTACAATCACCGCAAACAGTTTGTCTATGAAAGCTCTTGCGCTTCGTGCGCAAGCGACGGACCGACTTTTGTCGTGCGCACGCCTGAAGATATTCCCGCCGCAAAAAGCGAAAAGTCCGCACCGGTAAGCGGCAAGCTCACCTATGAGTTTTTCGGAAAAAGCACGTGTCCGAACTGCCCGCCGGTAAAAAAATATTTGGGAACCCTTTCTTTGGAAGGACGCTATATAAGCGTTGACACCGAAGAAGGTTTGAACAAAGCCGCCGAACTGGGCGTTATGGCCGCTCCCACCGTTATCTTGTTCGACGAAAACGGAGAAGAAGCCGGCCGCGCTTATTCGGTGTCGGAACTTTCGGCGATACTCAGCCCCGCAGCGGAACACGTAGCGTAA
- a CDS encoding periplasmic-type flagellar collar protein FlbB — protein sequence MARGANIGKTIALFFLVLILILGGMLWFDYLGVINAKKVFAPVYRLFGLQVQTSVTNGESDAALAADLDEDRLAKRLEALDMYAEELNKREQDIAAKEAENTQIAQKLEEMRAALEEREKTFNNEVKKYDDRNVNIEQNAKNLASMRPADAVEILNAMEDQDVIDTLRKVEQLAQAAGKMSQVSNWLSLMPPERVATLQRKMTNKPVSIQ from the coding sequence TTGGCGAGGGGAGCAAATATCGGTAAAACAATAGCGTTGTTTTTTTTGGTTCTCATTTTGATTTTGGGCGGCATGCTGTGGTTCGATTATTTGGGCGTCATCAATGCAAAAAAGGTTTTTGCGCCCGTCTACCGTTTGTTCGGCTTGCAAGTGCAAACATCCGTTACAAACGGCGAATCCGATGCGGCCCTTGCCGCCGATTTGGACGAAGACCGTCTTGCCAAACGCTTGGAAGCGCTCGATATGTATGCCGAAGAATTGAATAAACGCGAACAGGATATCGCCGCAAAAGAAGCCGAAAACACTCAAATAGCTCAAAAACTTGAAGAAATGCGCGCCGCTCTCGAAGAACGCGAAAAAACATTTAACAATGAAGTAAAAAAGTACGATGATAGAAATGTAAACATCGAACAAAATGCCAAAAACCTGGCCAGTATGCGCCCGGCAGACGCCGTGGAAATACTGAACGCGATGGAAGATCAGGACGTAATCGATACGCTGCGTAAAGTCGAACAGCTTGCGCAAGCTGCCGGCAAGATGTCGCAAGTATCGAATTGGCTGTCGCTGATGCCGCCCGAACGGGTAGCGACCCTCCAGCGCAAAATGACGAACAAACCCGTATCGATTCAATAG
- a CDS encoding RecQ family ATP-dependent DNA helicase translates to METTKNGSGEDRRSAHSADAFKTDICSDFQADDPVADAAQKVFGIAYLYPWQRMVIANILENAEQNERGGQIVLLPTGAGKSLCFMVPALLLNGPTLIIYPLLALMNDQMRRLEQAKLDAVIFRGGQSVDERKACFEKLRNGARFILANPEVLQNDALVHQLAECSIAHTAIDEAHCVCEWGDSFRPSYLELGNIIKKLQCKTVTAFTATASDHVLNRIAQVLFDGDAHIVRGETDRPNIHYSVVWAAAKQSALIELAAKEKRPAIVFCSSRSRTKEIAFILAEFFVRRGETDTVRFYHAGLTREEKYEIEQWFYPKESAVLVSTCAFGMGVDKKDIHTVIHYDAPSTAEAYVQEAGRAGRDGSPARAILLWSPRDSRKALSFAPQSREAVLSAFAQASSCRRAILLKALGEENCVCSGCDVCEKAFSNRAGDCDRFYEFIRKRRKHYVKKEAISAFCKNENRISTSKWRTAVWEERNGAEILAELIVGGRVDPKKFFRSTETPFASFKRIAQSLKSPHPLAALISLVPFIRSQERTSRNPKRNFRSMFFRLPYLYVRRFRKRRKTMPRRTVP, encoded by the coding sequence ATGGAAACAACGAAAAACGGAAGCGGCGAAGATCGCCGTTCGGCACATTCGGCGGACGCCTTTAAAACGGACATCTGCTCCGACTTTCAAGCCGACGATCCGGTTGCCGATGCGGCGCAAAAAGTGTTCGGCATAGCCTATCTTTACCCGTGGCAGCGCATGGTTATTGCGAATATTTTGGAAAATGCCGAACAAAACGAGCGCGGCGGTCAAATCGTTCTTTTGCCGACGGGAGCGGGAAAATCCCTGTGCTTTATGGTGCCCGCCCTGCTTTTGAACGGGCCGACTCTTATTATCTATCCGCTTTTGGCGCTTATGAACGATCAGATGCGACGGCTGGAGCAGGCAAAACTCGATGCCGTTATCTTCCGCGGCGGACAAAGCGTCGACGAACGCAAAGCATGTTTCGAAAAACTGCGCAACGGTGCCCGCTTTATTTTAGCCAATCCCGAAGTACTGCAAAACGATGCGCTGGTTCATCAGCTTGCCGAATGTTCGATCGCGCACACGGCAATCGACGAAGCCCACTGCGTGTGCGAATGGGGCGACAGCTTCCGCCCCTCATATTTGGAATTGGGGAACATCATCAAAAAACTGCAGTGCAAAACGGTAACGGCTTTTACCGCGACGGCCTCCGATCACGTGCTGAACAGAATCGCACAAGTGCTGTTCGACGGAGATGCTCACATTGTGCGCGGAGAAACCGACCGGCCGAACATTCATTATTCGGTCGTGTGGGCGGCGGCAAAACAAAGCGCATTGATCGAACTTGCCGCAAAAGAAAAACGGCCGGCAATCGTTTTTTGTTCGAGCAGAAGCCGTACCAAGGAAATCGCCTTTATTCTTGCCGAATTTTTTGTGCGCCGGGGCGAAACGGATACCGTGCGCTTTTATCATGCGGGATTGACGCGCGAAGAAAAATACGAAATCGAGCAATGGTTTTATCCGAAAGAATCGGCCGTACTCGTGAGTACCTGCGCATTCGGCATGGGCGTTGACAAAAAAGACATTCACACCGTTATCCATTACGATGCGCCGTCCACGGCCGAAGCCTACGTGCAGGAAGCCGGCCGTGCCGGACGCGACGGTTCGCCCGCGCGGGCGATTTTGCTGTGGTCGCCCCGCGACAGCCGAAAAGCGCTTTCGTTCGCTCCGCAAAGCCGCGAAGCGGTTCTTTCGGCTTTTGCCCAAGCATCTTCGTGCCGCAGGGCGATTTTGCTTAAAGCGCTCGGCGAAGAAAACTGCGTGTGCTCCGGCTGCGACGTATGCGAAAAAGCCTTTTCGAACCGCGCCGGCGACTGCGACCGCTTTTACGAATTTATACGAAAGCGGCGTAAACACTATGTAAAAAAAGAAGCGATAAGCGCTTTTTGCAAAAACGAAAACCGCATAAGCACTTCAAAATGGCGGACGGCCGTATGGGAAGAACGAAACGGTGCCGAAATTCTTGCCGAACTGATTGTCGGCGGCAGGGTCGATCCCAAAAAGTTTTTCCGCAGCACGGAAACTCCCTTTGCGTCTTTTAAGCGTATCGCGCAGAGTTTAAAATCGCCGCATCCGCTTGCGGCTCTTATTTCGCTTGTACCTTTTATTCGCTCGCAGGAGAGGACGAGCCGGAATCCGAAGCGGAATTTTCGTTCGATGTTTTTTCGCTTGCCGTATCTGTATGTGCGCCGGTTCCGGAAGAGGAGGAAGACGATGCCGCGCCGGACTGTACCCTGA
- the flgE gene encoding flagellar hook protein FlgE, with protein MMRSLYSGVSGMHNHQTRLDVIGNNVANVNTTGFKKGRVNFQDMISQQLSGAAKPTVEVGGVNPKEVGLGVMVASIDTIFTQGNLQSTGVGTDVAIQGNGFFVLKDGEETFFTRAGAFGIDRDGTLVNPADGMRVQGWMARDLNGEMVINTAGNTQDLIIPVGSKDPAKATQNVNFACNLNKNTPEILEGATAADIAKGTWATEFKIYDSFGNTHNLAVSFARVAGTPNQWRATVNVDPDNADFTQTRTGLNTTDGMGNSFLVNFDNTGTLLSVIDSAGNVTNPSGEILLQTSFTVPESNPDADGNPLRQTLNINLGTIGSQKNTVTQSASESSTKAFYQDGYTMGYLDNFKIDQTGVITGVYSNGTNRVIGQIAMASFTNQGGLEKAGNNTYVQSNNSGLANIGTSGIAGKGSLLAGTLEMSNVDLTEQFTDMIVTQRGFQANSKTIQTSDTLLETVLSLKR; from the coding sequence ATGATGAGATCACTTTATTCCGGCGTATCCGGAATGCACAATCACCAAACCCGCTTGGACGTTATCGGCAACAACGTAGCCAACGTCAACACGACAGGCTTTAAAAAAGGCCGCGTCAATTTTCAGGATATGATTTCGCAGCAGTTGTCGGGAGCCGCAAAGCCTACCGTCGAAGTCGGCGGCGTAAACCCTAAAGAAGTCGGCTTGGGCGTTATGGTCGCTTCGATCGACACGATATTTACGCAGGGCAACTTGCAGTCGACCGGTGTCGGCACGGACGTCGCTATTCAGGGCAACGGCTTTTTCGTCTTAAAAGACGGCGAAGAAACCTTTTTCACCCGCGCGGGCGCTTTCGGTATAGACCGCGACGGCACGCTCGTGAACCCTGCCGACGGTATGCGCGTGCAGGGCTGGATGGCGCGCGATTTGAACGGCGAAATGGTTATCAATACGGCGGGCAATACGCAGGACTTGATTATTCCCGTCGGCTCGAAAGACCCGGCAAAGGCGACGCAAAACGTCAATTTCGCCTGTAACTTGAACAAAAACACGCCCGAAATCCTTGAAGGAGCGACGGCCGCCGATATTGCCAAAGGTACTTGGGCGACCGAATTTAAAATCTACGACAGCTTCGGCAACACGCACAATTTGGCCGTGTCCTTTGCCCGCGTTGCCGGTACGCCCAACCAATGGCGCGCAACTGTAAACGTGGATCCGGACAATGCCGATTTTACGCAAACGCGCACCGGTTTGAATACCACCGACGGTATGGGCAACAGCTTTTTGGTCAACTTCGACAATACGGGAACCCTGCTGTCGGTAATCGACAGTGCCGGAAACGTAACGAATCCTTCGGGCGAGATTCTTTTACAAACCTCGTTTACCGTTCCCGAATCGAACCCCGATGCCGACGGCAACCCCCTGCGCCAAACGCTGAACATCAACCTCGGCACAATCGGCAGCCAAAAAAATACGGTAACGCAAAGCGCGTCCGAAAGCAGCACCAAAGCGTTTTATCAGGACGGTTACACGATGGGCTATTTGGACAACTTTAAAATAGACCAAACCGGCGTTATCACCGGCGTGTATTCGAACGGTACGAACCGTGTCATCGGACAGATCGCGATGGCATCTTTTACGAACCAAGGCGGTTTGGAAAAGGCGGGCAACAACACCTACGTGCAGTCGAACAACTCCGGCTTGGCAAATATCGGAACTTCCGGCATTGCGGGCAAGGGCAGTCTTTTGGCCGGCACGCTGGAAATGTCGAACGTCGATTTAACCGAACAGTTTACCGACATGATCGTAACGCAGCGCGGTTTTCAGGCGAACTCGAAAACCATTCAAACTTCCGACACCCTGCTGGAAACGGTGCTGTCGCTGAAGCGCTAA
- a CDS encoding carbon starvation CstA family protein produces the protein MISFILCVAALVVGYLLYGAFVEKVFRPDENRPTPAMKNPDGIDYVPISKPKAFLIQLLNIAGLGPIFGAISGALWGPSVYLWIVGGTLFAGGVHDYLSGMLSVRNDGASITEITGKYLGPAMQNVMRVFGVVLLVMVGVVFMVGPAGLLALLTPEWLNVKVWTVIILIYYFLATLLPVDKVIARFYPIFGIFLILMAVGVSIGTLANTGTRPLMELTLANLYPSATQRPIWPLMFITVACGAISGFHATQSPIVSRTLKNEKEGRWVFYGAMVAEGIIAMVWASAAIAFFWNKDGTGTGLKALLDIGGGNSKSVYAICTGLLGKVGGAIAMIGVIACPITSGDTAFRSARMIIFDWFHLNEKKLNVRLSIAAPLLLIGYGISFINYTVVWRYFSWSNQTLAMIVLWTGAAYLATNYPGRNRCWLAVVPATFMSAVSITYLMYAPECFNLVRMGIKGIQISYAVGIFFALVFLTLFIVRIYMNPARSLENQKRIVIGRRPQKA, from the coding sequence ATGATTTCTTTTATATTGTGTGTCGCGGCGCTTGTTGTCGGTTATCTTCTCTACGGAGCCTTTGTAGAAAAAGTGTTCCGCCCCGATGAAAACCGTCCGACGCCCGCAATGAAAAATCCGGACGGGATAGATTATGTGCCCATCTCAAAACCCAAAGCGTTTTTAATTCAACTTTTAAACATCGCCGGTTTGGGGCCGATCTTCGGCGCTATTTCCGGCGCATTATGGGGACCGAGCGTCTATTTATGGATTGTCGGCGGTACGCTTTTTGCGGGCGGCGTACACGATTACCTTTCAGGCATGCTGTCGGTGCGCAACGACGGCGCAAGTATCACCGAAATTACCGGAAAATATTTGGGCCCCGCGATGCAAAACGTTATGCGCGTATTCGGAGTCGTCCTGCTTGTGATGGTCGGCGTCGTATTTATGGTGGGTCCCGCCGGCCTTTTGGCCCTGCTCACCCCCGAATGGCTCAACGTAAAAGTATGGACCGTCATTATACTTATTTACTATTTTCTTGCAACGCTGCTTCCCGTCGATAAGGTTATAGCGCGCTTTTACCCGATCTTCGGCATATTCCTTATTCTTATGGCGGTCGGCGTTTCGATCGGAACGCTGGCAAATACGGGAACGCGCCCGCTGATGGAACTCACGCTTGCCAATTTGTACCCGAGCGCAACGCAGCGTCCCATTTGGCCGCTCATGTTTATTACCGTAGCTTGCGGAGCCATTTCGGGCTTTCATGCAACGCAGTCGCCCATCGTTTCGCGCACGCTTAAAAACGAAAAAGAAGGACGCTGGGTTTTTTACGGAGCGATGGTAGCCGAAGGCATTATAGCCATGGTTTGGGCATCGGCCGCAATAGCATTCTTTTGGAACAAAGACGGCACGGGAACCGGTCTTAAAGCCCTGCTCGACATCGGCGGCGGAAATTCAAAATCCGTGTACGCAATATGCACGGGCCTTCTCGGAAAGGTCGGCGGTGCGATTGCGATGATCGGCGTTATCGCCTGCCCGATTACGTCGGGAGATACGGCTTTCCGCAGCGCTCGCATGATTATTTTCGATTGGTTTCATCTTAACGAAAAAAAGCTGAACGTACGTTTGTCGATTGCCGCTCCGCTTTTGCTTATCGGGTACGGCATTTCGTTTATCAATTACACGGTCGTATGGCGCTATTTTTCGTGGTCGAATCAAACGCTTGCGATGATTGTACTGTGGACGGGCGCCGCGTATCTTGCAACGAATTATCCCGGCAGAAATCGCTGTTGGCTCGCGGTTGTTCCGGCAACCTTTATGTCGGCCGTTTCGATTACCTACCTTATGTACGCGCCGGAATGCTTTAACCTTGTGCGCATGGGCATAAAGGGCATTCAGATTTCATACGCGGTCGGTATTTTCTTTGCACTCGTGTTCCTTACCCTTTTTATCGTCAGAATATACATGAACCCGGCTCGGAGCCTCGAAAACCAAAAACGGATTGTTATCGGGCGCCGTCCGCAAAAAGCCTAA
- the flgD gene encoding flagellar hook assembly protein FlgD, translating to MEINTTMSAADVAKVQMQVDSFNKSLAVNGRTASQQLGKDDFLKLLITQLSHQDPLSPMENTEFIAQMAQFSSLEQITNMSAGFNRLSSMLTNSEAVNLVGKTVDIATENGLITGTAEAATRGENPQVFVNGTPYTMAQIERIYAQ from the coding sequence ATGGAAATAAACACGACAATGAGCGCAGCCGATGTCGCCAAAGTGCAAATGCAGGTCGACAGCTTTAACAAAAGCCTTGCGGTAAACGGACGTACCGCGAGTCAGCAACTGGGCAAGGATGATTTTCTTAAACTGCTTATAACGCAGCTTTCGCATCAGGATCCGCTTTCCCCTATGGAAAACACGGAATTTATTGCGCAAATGGCGCAGTTTTCGTCGCTTGAGCAAATTACGAACATGAGTGCGGGATTTAACCGCCTGTCTTCCATGCTCACCAATTCGGAAGCGGTAAATCTTGTCGGAAAAACCGTAGACATAGCGACCGAAAACGGGCTTATTACGGGAACGGCGGAAGCCGCAACGCGCGGCGAAAATCCGCAGGTTTTTGTAAACGGAACGCCGTATACCATGGCGCAAATCGAACGCATTTATGCACAATAA